A part of Pradoshia eiseniae genomic DNA contains:
- the moaA gene encoding GTP 3',8-cyclase MoaA, translating into MKKENIKDMLDRPLRDLRISVIDRCNLRCQYCMPADKEYTFLPKDELLSFEEITRTAAVFAELGVKKIRLTGGEPLLRRDLPTLVHMLSQINGINDIALTTNGILLPKQAKALKEAGVKRVNISLDSINDSLFKLINGRGIGTKPVIDGIRAAKEAGFETKVNMVVKKGMNDDQIIPMAEFCLEEKVQLRYIEFMDVGTTNDWKMDKVITKKDIFKQLNERFDLEPLNPDYFGEVAKKYRYKGTDIMVGFITSVSESFCGSCTRARLSANGHVYTCLFSESGHDIKELLRSTSEDEPLRERIVSIWNHRRDRYSDERTEATAKQRKKIEMSYIGG; encoded by the coding sequence ATGAAGAAAGAGAATATTAAAGACATGCTGGACAGACCTCTCAGGGACTTAAGGATTTCAGTCATTGACCGCTGTAATTTAAGATGTCAATATTGTATGCCAGCTGATAAGGAGTATACATTCCTGCCAAAGGATGAGTTATTATCATTTGAAGAGATTACAAGAACGGCTGCTGTCTTTGCGGAATTGGGTGTGAAGAAGATCCGGTTGACAGGCGGAGAGCCGCTTCTTAGAAGAGATTTGCCAACTCTGGTGCATATGCTTTCTCAAATCAATGGAATTAACGATATTGCTTTGACTACCAATGGAATCTTGCTGCCAAAGCAGGCGAAGGCCCTCAAGGAAGCGGGGGTTAAGCGAGTCAACATTAGTCTTGATAGCATTAATGATTCTTTATTTAAGCTGATTAATGGAAGAGGCATTGGCACGAAGCCAGTGATTGATGGAATTCGTGCCGCAAAGGAAGCGGGATTTGAGACGAAGGTAAATATGGTCGTCAAAAAGGGAATGAACGATGATCAGATTATCCCGATGGCTGAATTTTGCTTGGAAGAAAAGGTGCAGCTCCGCTACATTGAATTTATGGATGTCGGCACGACAAATGATTGGAAAATGGATAAGGTCATCACGAAGAAGGATATCTTTAAGCAGTTGAATGAGCGATTCGACCTTGAACCGCTAAACCCGGATTATTTTGGTGAAGTAGCGAAGAAATATCGCTATAAGGGAACCGATATTATGGTCGGTTTTATTACGTCTGTTTCGGAATCTTTCTGCGGCAGCTGTACGCGGGCGAGATTATCGGCGAATGGTCATGTTTATACATGCTTATTCAGTGAATCAGGTCATGATATTAAGGAGCTTTTGCGCAGTACCAGCGAGGATGAACCATTGAGGGAAAGAATCGTATCCATTTGGAATCATCGCAGGGACCGTTATTCTGATGAACGGACAGAAGCGACAGCCAAACAGCGCAAGAAAATTGAAATGTCCTATATCGGCGGCTAA
- a CDS encoding metal-sulfur cluster assembly factor translates to MDQDMRDSIMGALEDVLDPELGIDIVNLGLVYDVDMDDEGNATVTMTLTAMGCPLAGTIVDQVKYALKDLPEVKDVEVNIVWTPAWTKDRMSRYAKIALGIQ, encoded by the coding sequence ATGGATCAGGATATGAGAGATAGCATTATGGGTGCTTTAGAGGATGTATTAGACCCGGAGCTTGGGATTGATATAGTGAACCTTGGGCTTGTATATGATGTTGATATGGATGATGAGGGAAATGCAACCGTCACAATGACGCTTACGGCAATGGGTTGCCCGCTTGCAGGCACGATTGTTGACCAGGTGAAATATGCATTGAAGGATCTTCCTGAAGTGAAGGATGTTGAAGTTAACATTGTGTGGACGCCTGCTTGGACAAAGGATCGGATGTCCCGTTACGCAAAAATTGCTCTTGGCATTCAGTAA
- a CDS encoding prolyl oligopeptidase family serine peptidase, with product MIQVEKVIVEEIPMLVVGKQDLKNIPLPGLIFLHGFMSAKEHNLHYAYLLAERGFRVFLPEAIMHGERGDDYSERVMSKSFWKIVLTSIKELPKIKHYITEYGYVIHDRVALGGTSMGAITTLGALTQYNWIKAAVSMMGTPAYKDFAQGQLNEFAKQGIDLGYSEAEKEAIFNDLAKYDLSIQPEKLNGRPLFVWHGESDPVVPISGIHSFVESGASLFKDEQITYMPDKYAGHAVTRKGLLEAINWIEEKVI from the coding sequence ATGATACAAGTGGAGAAAGTAATCGTGGAGGAAATTCCAATGCTTGTAGTAGGCAAACAGGACTTGAAGAATATACCGCTGCCAGGGTTAATATTTTTGCATGGGTTCATGAGCGCAAAAGAGCATAATCTTCATTACGCTTATCTCCTTGCTGAGCGGGGGTTCAGAGTATTTCTTCCGGAGGCGATTATGCATGGAGAAAGAGGAGATGATTATTCTGAAAGAGTGATGTCCAAATCTTTTTGGAAAATTGTTTTAACCTCTATTAAAGAATTACCTAAAATTAAGCATTATATAACGGAGTACGGGTATGTCATCCATGATAGGGTCGCCCTTGGCGGTACTTCAATGGGGGCGATTACCACTTTGGGAGCCCTTACTCAATATAATTGGATTAAAGCAGCAGTTAGCATGATGGGGACTCCCGCATACAAGGATTTCGCGCAAGGCCAATTAAATGAATTTGCCAAGCAAGGAATAGATTTAGGCTATAGCGAGGCAGAGAAAGAGGCTATTTTTAATGATTTGGCGAAGTATGACTTATCGATTCAGCCCGAAAAATTAAATGGCAGGCCTCTATTTGTTTGGCATGGCGAATCAGACCCAGTCGTGCCGATTTCAGGCATACACTCTTTCGTCGAAAGCGGTGCTTCACTATTTAAGGATGAGCAAATTACATATATGCCGGATAAGTATGCTGGACATGCTGTTACGAGAAAAGGTTTACTTGAGGCTATTAACTGGATTGAAGAAAAGGTCATATAA
- a CDS encoding Cof-type HAD-IIB family hydrolase, producing the protein MSEKHLIVLDLDGTLLKDDKTISPRTKSVLQTLKNNGHEVMIATGRPFRSSEPYYHEIGMTTPIVNFNGAFVHHPLSKSWGMHHSPLDIKVAKDIVEALDEYRYFNIIAEVKDDVYVHYHDEKLINVFKMGNPNITTGDLRRFLQDSPTSMLIHTDEEDVKQIRKHLSDVHAEVIDHRRWADPWHVIEIVRNGLSKAVGIDKVAKDLGIPKQRIIAFGDEDNDLEMIDYAGTGVAMGNGIEQLKSVANHITLSNEEDGIAIFLEEKFNIKSA; encoded by the coding sequence ATGTCAGAAAAACATTTAATTGTGCTTGATCTTGATGGCACACTCTTAAAAGATGATAAAACCATTTCCCCGCGGACAAAGAGCGTTCTTCAAACCTTAAAAAACAACGGCCATGAAGTCATGATCGCAACAGGAAGACCATTCCGTTCCAGTGAACCATATTATCATGAAATTGGAATGACTACTCCTATCGTGAACTTTAATGGGGCATTTGTCCACCATCCGCTTTCGAAATCATGGGGAATGCACCATTCTCCGCTTGATATAAAAGTAGCGAAGGATATCGTTGAGGCACTGGATGAGTACCGTTACTTCAATATTATAGCTGAAGTAAAGGATGATGTTTACGTTCACTACCATGACGAGAAATTAATCAATGTCTTCAAGATGGGAAATCCAAATATCACAACAGGCGATCTGCGCCGCTTCCTTCAAGATTCCCCTACCTCTATGCTCATCCATACGGATGAAGAAGATGTGAAACAAATCCGGAAGCATTTATCTGATGTCCATGCAGAAGTCATTGACCATAGACGATGGGCGGATCCTTGGCATGTCATTGAAATCGTCAGGAACGGTTTAAGCAAAGCGGTCGGCATCGACAAGGTGGCGAAAGATTTGGGTATCCCTAAACAGCGCATCATCGCTTTCGGAGACGAGGATAATGATTTGGAAATGATTGATTATGCAGGAACCGGCGTAGCGATGGGCAATGGCATTGAACAACTAAAATCAGTGGCCAACCACATTACATTGTCAAATGAGGAGGATGGAATCGCCATTTTCCTGGAAGAGAAATTTAACATTAAAAGTGCATGA
- a CDS encoding competence protein — protein MGKRNKSKRFVQQGKDAVAKHSEKFPYRLTMAEAESRNQNTFAGL, from the coding sequence ATGGGAAAAAGAAATAAATCCAAACGTTTTGTCCAACAAGGGAAAGATGCCGTCGCTAAGCATAGCGAGAAATTCCCGTACCGATTAACAATGGCAGAAGCAGAATCCAGAAATCAAAATACCTTTGCGGGGCTTTAA
- a CDS encoding DUF3813 domain-containing protein, which translates to MRNELFGRAKKAVELASSSNGSPELIAKARNELSSAFANSTIAEQAQLHQMQDLLDSLENSIQ; encoded by the coding sequence ATGAGAAATGAACTATTTGGCCGTGCAAAGAAAGCCGTTGAACTAGCCTCTAGCAGCAATGGAAGCCCTGAATTGATTGCCAAAGCACGGAATGAACTTTCCTCAGCTTTTGCCAATTCTACCATTGCTGAACAAGCGCAGCTTCATCAGATGCAAGATCTGCTTGATTCCCTGGAAAACAGCATTCAATAA
- a CDS encoding glycosyltransferase family 4 protein, which translates to MRILHVIRQYKPVIGGMENFVENLAVYLKEKGIESEVLTLNIDFSTGERFPESSIINGIRVKRIPFFGSRRYPIALSAINYLSNFDLIHIHGVDFLFDYLAGSKRFHKKPMILSTHGGFFHTKRYYLYKKIHFHTLTRLSLKNMNWIVAASEPDYELFKAISPARIGLIENGINFNHYHTIMKHNGEPNRFIFVGRFSQNKRIDKLLTLITRLKSDFPDIHLSIVGRDYDNLKGGFDNQIEKCKIGKHVTIYEASSDENLLKEMSRATYFISASEYEGFGLSSLEAMAAGRIAFLSQIPSFIKMVSDGNNGYLVNFEDMDSVVEKVKSVLKIGIQDQVRLAGAETAKKNSWDEIVNKFIQIYEMVQTEPTVSVSDVK; encoded by the coding sequence ATGAGAATTCTACATGTAATCAGGCAATATAAACCTGTGATTGGTGGTATGGAGAATTTTGTGGAAAATCTAGCTGTTTATTTGAAGGAAAAAGGAATTGAATCAGAGGTTTTAACATTAAACATCGATTTCTCTACTGGTGAAAGATTTCCGGAATCATCAATTATTAATGGTATAAGGGTAAAGAGGATTCCTTTTTTTGGATCTAGGCGTTATCCAATTGCTTTATCTGCTATCAATTATCTGTCAAACTTTGATTTGATTCATATTCATGGGGTTGATTTCTTGTTCGATTATTTAGCTGGGTCAAAGCGCTTCCATAAGAAGCCAATGATTTTGTCAACTCATGGGGGATTTTTTCATACAAAGAGGTACTATTTGTATAAAAAGATCCATTTTCACACATTGACGCGGCTAAGTTTGAAGAATATGAATTGGATTGTGGCAGCTAGTGAGCCGGATTATGAACTATTTAAGGCTATTTCACCAGCAAGAATTGGATTAATCGAAAATGGAATAAATTTCAATCATTACCACACGATTATGAAGCATAATGGAGAGCCTAACCGGTTTATATTCGTGGGGAGATTTTCTCAAAATAAGCGGATCGATAAACTCCTGACATTGATTACTCGATTAAAATCAGACTTTCCAGATATCCATCTATCTATTGTTGGAAGGGACTATGATAACTTAAAGGGTGGATTTGATAATCAGATTGAGAAATGCAAGATTGGCAAGCATGTTACCATTTATGAGGCTTCATCAGATGAAAATCTCTTAAAGGAAATGTCTCGTGCCACATATTTCATTTCAGCCTCTGAATATGAAGGATTTGGTCTTTCTTCTCTAGAAGCAATGGCAGCTGGAAGGATAGCCTTCCTAAGCCAAATTCCATCATTTATAAAGATGGTGTCAGATGGAAACAATGGGTACTTAGTCAATTTTGAGGATATGGATTCAGTAGTAGAGAAGGTAAAGTCGGTCTTAAAAATTGGTATACAAGATCAAGTAAGACTTGCAGGTGCAGAGACGGCTAAGAAAAATTCATGGGATGAGATTGTCAATAAATTCATTCAAATATATGAGATGGTTCAAACCGAGCCCACAGTCTCTGTATCTGATGTGAAATGA
- a CDS encoding NAD(P)-dependent oxidoreductase: protein MMVKHRVGIIGSGFIGKGLVKALNLFDDMDVVKVMTRTVLGGRSDFPYPHLLTNSIEDCIEHSDVIVECTGDVLFGTEMIAKVMDAGIPVVTMNTELQVTTGSYFAGKGFITEAEGDQPGCIAALRENVLQMGFEPLVYGNIKGFLNPTPSFEDMLYWSKRNKISLEMVTSFTDGTKVEFEQTLIANAFQTKLLPSGITGIISEDLRDGANALAIEAERLGSPISDYVLSSKAPAGVFITAKHLDTDGQRDALHYMKLGEGPYYTLIMPFHLCHLEVMKTIRRVVEKKEILLNNTCTPSYSMGAVAKKRIAAGTTIKRGIGSFEVRGKALRIEDVPNHIPIGLLEQATIIKPMEEGEMLTFADVDIPDSLAYRAWMKTREQRLIPHGL, encoded by the coding sequence ATGATGGTTAAACACAGGGTTGGGATTATTGGGAGCGGTTTTATTGGGAAAGGATTAGTGAAGGCATTGAATCTTTTTGATGATATGGATGTCGTTAAAGTGATGACAAGAACTGTGTTGGGTGGGCGTAGTGACTTTCCTTATCCTCATTTACTAACTAATTCCATCGAGGATTGTATTGAGCATTCAGATGTCATTGTCGAATGTACTGGTGATGTTTTATTCGGTACAGAAATGATTGCTAAGGTGATGGATGCAGGGATTCCAGTTGTGACGATGAATACGGAATTACAGGTAACAACAGGTTCCTATTTTGCTGGCAAGGGATTTATAACTGAAGCAGAGGGGGATCAACCAGGATGTATCGCCGCCTTGCGTGAAAATGTATTGCAAATGGGTTTCGAACCCTTAGTGTATGGAAATATTAAAGGATTTTTAAATCCAACTCCTTCCTTCGAGGATATGCTTTATTGGTCAAAGAGAAACAAAATCAGCTTAGAGATGGTCACTTCATTTACGGATGGGACAAAAGTGGAGTTTGAGCAAACTTTGATAGCCAATGCTTTTCAAACAAAACTATTGCCAAGTGGCATCACTGGGATTATTTCTGAAGATTTGAGAGATGGAGCGAATGCTCTAGCAATAGAAGCAGAAAGATTAGGTAGTCCTATAAGTGATTACGTGTTATCGAGCAAAGCTCCTGCAGGGGTATTCATTACAGCAAAGCATTTAGATACAGATGGTCAGAGAGATGCCCTTCATTACATGAAACTTGGAGAGGGCCCTTATTATACATTAATCATGCCATTTCATTTATGTCATTTGGAAGTGATGAAAACTATAAGGAGGGTTGTTGAAAAGAAAGAAATTTTATTAAACAATACCTGTACGCCATCGTATAGTATGGGAGCGGTTGCCAAGAAGAGAATAGCTGCAGGGACAACTATTAAGAGAGGGATTGGGAGCTTTGAGGTTAGAGGAAAGGCGCTTAGGATAGAAGATGTGCCTAATCATATCCCAATAGGACTCCTGGAGCAGGCAACGATTATTAAACCGATGGAAGAAGGAGAAATGCTTACATTTGCGGATGTGGATATTCCTGATAGTCTAGCCTATCGAGCTTGGATGAAAACGAGGGAACAAAGGCTTATACCGCATGGCCTTTAG
- a CDS encoding O-antigen ligase family protein, whose amino-acid sequence MDSLLLNNQSRHFRQAILAAILALAVGAFAALPLTYLPIILIIIAVIFFFPLTVERVFLFIALSIFIDRSFITFQGSYIRIFQILFLALFLKFTIEFLLSKRELFKTPLFILINLWVFSYFFSIGHLISVSDFWVSVVGQLFLNLFYFISVQCIYNKGLNFFYKVLKYTLISGIFVTAVGILQWIGFFLGFEIGLSHYEEIGIPRPSSFAHEPDWYGLFAGYTAVWFVVMYLSREKSLFSPLFIIIGMFMSFIGVFISMARASILSLAISLIFIFIITKNIRAIKLFVSSVLILIFTAIMLFIVNQEIFVNVYERLNPSTSLETDQGAGDSRLASIQVMLDYIPKHPFVGNGSGGMAELSMRDDIRQEYIYGGELNAGKGNANLFLTILFDTGIIGLIIFLLILGRLIWMILFVYHKSSFIPLGFLAASLFILIDFNFNNGFRMGFVWFHAALITSYFLLMKKGRKDFKSIPRGEGS is encoded by the coding sequence GTGGATAGTCTACTATTAAATAACCAGAGCAGGCATTTTAGGCAAGCGATATTGGCGGCCATTTTAGCGTTAGCGGTCGGGGCTTTTGCTGCCCTGCCGCTAACCTATCTGCCTATTATTTTAATCATTATAGCGGTTATCTTTTTCTTTCCTTTAACCGTTGAACGGGTTTTTCTCTTTATTGCTTTATCCATTTTTATTGATCGCTCGTTTATTACCTTTCAAGGATCTTATATACGAATCTTTCAAATCCTGTTTTTGGCTCTTTTTCTAAAGTTTACGATTGAATTTTTGCTTTCTAAAAGAGAATTGTTTAAGACTCCGTTATTTATCTTAATCAATTTGTGGGTTTTCAGTTACTTTTTCAGTATTGGCCATTTAATAAGTGTTAGCGATTTTTGGGTATCGGTTGTAGGACAGCTTTTTTTAAATCTATTTTATTTTATCTCTGTCCAATGCATTTACAATAAAGGGCTAAATTTCTTTTATAAAGTTTTAAAGTATACGCTGATCTCGGGTATCTTTGTAACAGCGGTTGGTATTCTTCAGTGGATTGGCTTCTTCTTAGGTTTTGAAATTGGTCTGAGTCATTATGAGGAGATTGGGATTCCCCGTCCTTCATCGTTTGCTCATGAGCCGGATTGGTATGGATTATTTGCAGGATATACGGCAGTCTGGTTTGTCGTGATGTATTTAAGCAGGGAGAAGAGTTTGTTTTCACCTCTATTCATTATAATTGGAATGTTTATGAGTTTCATAGGGGTGTTCATCAGTATGGCAAGGGCGAGTATTCTATCATTAGCAATTTCTCTAATCTTCATTTTTATCATCACAAAGAATATAAGGGCAATCAAACTCTTTGTGTCCTCTGTTCTGATTCTCATCTTTACAGCCATTATGCTATTTATTGTGAATCAAGAAATATTCGTGAATGTTTATGAGCGCCTTAATCCCAGCACTAGTCTAGAAACAGACCAAGGAGCAGGTGATAGCCGATTAGCATCCATTCAGGTGATGTTGGATTATATACCCAAGCACCCCTTTGTTGGTAATGGAAGCGGCGGAATGGCGGAACTGTCTATGAGAGATGATATCAGGCAGGAATATATTTATGGAGGAGAGCTCAATGCGGGTAAAGGGAATGCTAATTTATTTTTGACAATTCTATTCGATACAGGAATTATCGGGCTTATCATTTTCCTCTTAATTCTCGGGAGGCTAATTTGGATGATTCTATTTGTTTATCATAAATCAAGTTTTATTCCTCTAGGTTTTTTGGCTGCGAGCTTATTTATATTGATCGATTTTAATTTCAATAATGGATTTCGTATGGGATTTGTTTGGTTTCATGCAGCATTAATCACTAGTTACTTTCTTTTGATGAAAAAAGGAAGGAAAGATTTTAAGTCCATACCGAGGGGAGAAGGGTCATGA
- a CDS encoding right-handed parallel beta-helix repeat-containing protein, with product MVPIILQVRLTFRLSNMKFWLPLFIVIVLLSILVFKLKPDEELKGLLRTNDPAEEEMAKTINLQDEINQASNNGGGIVTVPKGVFTVDETIILKSNVHLKGAGMGETTIRLNLKKSKGNEEDSTILKTEHNAQNIQISDMTFDGEKNKRKKQINDSYSHTVVLQFVDGFEISRVEVIRSPSASIMLFNSRNGVVNNSKIKDGGSNGIIGLQKTENVEIINNEIDHTDHQNGIFISYQEGKSSNNVTIEGNKVKDAGDFGIEVGHLVEAGEEQHVNITVRDNVVTRSRNAGIAFRTVSDGVIEDNIIKGYGKTGGYGGDAIFVEGWKNQSVNVKVSNNIIEQTYQTGDANAIYVTGMVDTIIENNEVKGSRGKGLFVQASVIGEETGDFPEGIRLFNQLAIRGNKIYKGKMEGIHLQGYKAEGISITNNDINHNLAAGLVIANLNVMSRGLVVRDNIIKDNGLAGIDMYSQEDFVFEGNRLINNGQKAKDIKNRSAIVLFNVGNGLLRKNTYEEGQKVPTQKYYLQIAELTGQVTQQDAEFIGLTPQLGNSTDDYLE from the coding sequence ATGGTTCCGATAATCTTACAAGTCCGCTTGACTTTTCGCTTGAGTAACATGAAATTTTGGCTGCCTCTCTTTATTGTTATTGTGCTCCTGTCTATACTTGTTTTCAAATTGAAGCCGGATGAAGAGCTGAAGGGCTTGCTTAGGACAAACGATCCTGCCGAAGAGGAAATGGCTAAGACCATTAATCTCCAAGATGAAATCAATCAGGCTAGTAACAATGGAGGGGGAATTGTGACTGTTCCTAAGGGTGTCTTTACTGTGGATGAAACAATAATTCTTAAGTCTAATGTACACCTTAAAGGAGCCGGTATGGGAGAAACAACTATCCGCCTTAATCTAAAGAAAAGTAAAGGAAATGAGGAAGACTCAACCATTTTAAAGACGGAACATAATGCTCAAAATATTCAAATCTCTGACATGACTTTTGATGGAGAAAAAAATAAGCGCAAAAAACAGATTAATGATTCCTATTCACATACAGTTGTTCTGCAATTCGTTGATGGCTTTGAAATCAGCCGGGTGGAAGTCATCCGGTCCCCAAGTGCATCAATCATGCTCTTTAATTCGAGGAATGGGGTAGTGAACAATTCAAAAATAAAAGATGGTGGGTCTAATGGGATTATTGGACTGCAGAAAACCGAAAATGTTGAAATTATCAACAATGAGATTGACCATACAGACCATCAGAATGGCATTTTTATCAGCTATCAAGAAGGTAAATCAAGCAATAATGTCACTATAGAGGGCAATAAGGTTAAGGATGCAGGGGATTTTGGCATTGAGGTTGGCCATCTTGTTGAGGCTGGTGAAGAGCAGCATGTCAATATTACGGTGAGGGATAATGTGGTGACCCGTTCGAGAAATGCCGGGATTGCTTTTCGAACAGTCAGTGATGGAGTGATTGAAGATAATATCATAAAGGGCTATGGGAAGACAGGCGGATATGGAGGAGACGCTATATTCGTGGAAGGATGGAAAAATCAATCTGTCAATGTAAAAGTATCGAATAATATCATTGAGCAAACCTATCAAACAGGAGATGCAAATGCGATTTATGTGACCGGAATGGTTGATACAATCATTGAAAACAATGAAGTTAAAGGTAGCCGCGGCAAAGGATTATTCGTTCAGGCATCTGTCATTGGAGAAGAAACAGGAGATTTTCCGGAAGGGATTCGACTCTTCAACCAGCTCGCTATCAGGGGCAATAAAATATATAAAGGCAAAATGGAGGGAATTCATCTCCAGGGGTACAAGGCAGAAGGGATATCAATAACGAATAATGACATTAATCATAATCTTGCAGCGGGATTAGTCATCGCTAATTTAAATGTAATGAGCCGAGGGTTAGTGGTGCGTGATAATATCATAAAAGATAACGGTTTGGCGGGGATTGATATGTACAGCCAGGAGGATTTTGTCTTTGAAGGGAACCGCCTGATCAATAACGGGCAGAAAGCGAAGGATATAAAGAACCGGTCCGCGATTGTTTTGTTCAATGTGGGCAATGGCTTGCTTAGAAAAAATACATATGAAGAAGGCCAAAAGGTTCCGACTCAAAAGTATTATTTGCAAATAGCTGAATTGACAGGACAGGTGACCCAGCAGGATGCAGAATTCATTGGACTGACACCGCAATTAGGCAATTCAACGGATGATTATCTCGAATAA
- a CDS encoding helix-turn-helix domain-containing protein, translated as MFGKRLKELREIRGLSLSELAAQSGVAKSYISNMERDKMTNPSLEVMTKIASVLDITPQLLISQDKDVNKEQSVLERLALAEGINQEQLKEYKELIEFIKWRSSKKE; from the coding sequence ATGTTTGGAAAAAGATTGAAGGAGCTGAGGGAGATCAGGGGACTCTCTTTGTCTGAATTGGCTGCGCAATCAGGAGTGGCTAAATCCTATATAAGCAATATGGAAAGGGATAAGATGACAAACCCAAGTCTTGAAGTAATGACAAAGATTGCTTCTGTTCTTGATATCACTCCGCAACTTTTAATATCGCAAGACAAGGATGTCAATAAGGAGCAAAGCGTGCTGGAAAGGCTTGCTCTAGCTGAAGGGATCAATCAAGAACAGTTGAAAGAATATAAGGAGTTAATAGAATTTATTAAATGGCGTTCAAGTAAAAAGGAGTAA
- a CDS encoding CatB-related O-acetyltransferase encodes MTWVDRDYHDEFSNVRIGDNVWVGADAYIMNDVEIGEGAICAAGSVVTKNVPPYAIVGGVPARVIKYRFDEETIEQLIRLKIFKRSDEWLKENLSGAVTPEDLLRSEIALKA; translated from the coding sequence ATGACTTGGGTTGACAGGGATTATCATGATGAATTCTCGAATGTAAGGATTGGAGATAATGTATGGGTTGGAGCAGATGCATATATTATGAACGATGTTGAGATTGGCGAAGGAGCCATTTGTGCAGCAGGGTCGGTCGTAACGAAGAATGTCCCTCCTTATGCGATTGTAGGAGGGGTACCGGCAAGAGTAATTAAATACCGGTTTGATGAAGAGACGATTGAGCAGCTGATTCGATTAAAAATCTTTAAACGAAGTGATGAATGGCTGAAGGAGAATCTTTCGGGAGCTGTTACGCCGGAGGACTTGTTAAGGAGTGAGATAGCATTAAAAGCATAA
- a CDS encoding glycosyltransferase family 2 protein, whose translation MQPKVCTIIVNYNGAQDTIACLDSLSKITYTNHIAIVVDNASKETAQLKEYVEDKGFYFLELKDNRGFAAGNNAGIRYAIERFERIDYFLLLNNDTEVDPYFLEPLVEECERDEKVGACGSHINYYTKRNVTWFGGGDIKWLTGRVLHKTPSREEGKPSDENFLTGCVLLLPVSILDKVGFLNEEYFLYYEDAAYSIEIRKAGYRLRYVPKSLVYHKISATTGYQSPLSNYYGTRNNLLFMSIYAKKPVFFIFLLYFFMKNIVKYFWYIGKGKQFKRVSFAIKRAFYDFATTASGKREYPFM comes from the coding sequence ATGCAGCCTAAGGTCTGTACAATAATCGTGAATTATAATGGAGCGCAGGATACAATTGCCTGCCTGGACTCGTTAAGTAAGATCACCTATACCAATCATATAGCGATTGTGGTGGACAATGCTTCAAAGGAAACCGCCCAACTGAAAGAATATGTGGAAGATAAGGGTTTTTACTTCCTGGAATTGAAGGATAATCGAGGGTTTGCCGCAGGGAATAATGCTGGAATACGCTATGCGATTGAACGTTTTGAAAGGATTGATTACTTTCTGCTGCTTAATAATGACACAGAGGTTGATCCGTATTTTCTTGAACCATTAGTAGAGGAATGTGAGCGGGACGAAAAAGTAGGGGCATGTGGCTCTCATATCAACTACTACACTAAACGGAACGTAACATGGTTCGGAGGAGGAGATATCAAATGGCTGACAGGCAGAGTTTTACACAAAACTCCGTCACGAGAAGAGGGGAAGCCAAGTGATGAAAATTTCTTGACAGGCTGCGTGTTGCTGCTTCCTGTTTCCATACTGGATAAAGTGGGATTCTTGAATGAGGAGTATTTCCTTTATTATGAGGATGCGGCCTATAGCATAGAGATTCGTAAGGCGGGCTATCGTTTAAGATATGTCCCAAAATCCCTTGTTTATCATAAGATTTCGGCTACAACAGGTTATCAATCTCCCCTTTCAAACTATTACGGTACGAGAAATAATCTCTTATTCATGTCTATTTATGCTAAGAAGCCGGTTTTCTTTATTTTCTTGCTTTATTTTTTCATGAAAAACATCGTGAAATACTTCTGGTATATCGGAAAGGGAAAACAATTTAAGCGAGTGAGCTTTGCCATAAAAAGAGCTTTCTACGATTTTGCTACAACAGCAAGCGGGAAGCGTGAATACCCATTTATGTAA